The genomic region ATACGTCTCTTTTTAAACAGAGAAATAATTTGCGATCGAAACCCTTAAATGATGCAGAAATATCTGCGGCTTAAATATTCTACGTGTGGTTTCCCTTTCATGTGAAGTCCACTTTCTTATTCCCCTACTTTCAGCACCCTTGCTTTGGCCACCCTATCTCCAAACTgggccttcattttgatctcaactacacacctgtaaagtttGGAGACTGCATCTTGCGTGGTTTTGAGGCGGAGACAAATTGATTACACACAAACTTCTGGCAAAATACCCAGGATGACTTCTGTGGTATTTCGTGAAATAGTGGGCGTCTACAGGACCACATTCTGCCATGGTGACACACGCAATAAGAACGTGGAAACTATAACAGTCACACTATCACAGCTGGTGGCAACCACTTGACAACCTAACCTTTCGCAAGGATGGTTAAGTCCGGCAACAGAAACTGACGTtcaaaaaaattgtgtgaaaGCAAGTCATGCTAAGTTGGTAAAACGTGCTGTAAACGATCTTTTTATAATAGTGCAGTCAGCGGTTGCGGCGGGGGAGGGTGAAGTATTTGTAGGTGGGGAGTATTTGTTTTACAAAGCAGTCAAAAGCTTTGAGTTGATAAGGCCGTGTGGGGGAGCACGCCGACGCTGAGAAAACCCACAGCAGGTTCTTGTCCTTTTAAAATGCCAGGGCGCTGGTTTGGTTTCCATTTAGTGATaaattaaacacacaacatCTTTCCCTAGCGAAGATGATGCTAAAGATAATAAAGTTATATCTTTGTATTACTCATAGATCATGCCAGGCTCACCCAGGCTCACATTAAAATGATCTCACAGTTTCGATGATGGAACGATCTCTTCTTGAAGCCCTTTCAGTCCCAGTGAAGCTGTCTGTAGTCCAGAATGTCCTTTTGCCAAGTTTAGACATTTGTTCAGCAGTTTTCATTTGGGCtgttcatttttcatgttgAAGTGACCGAACACAAAGAGGTTCGCTGCAGGAGGATGTGTCCTTATAGAATCCTTCTTGCTTTGAGAGTTTCAAGTCAGCTCGGCTGTGCCCAAAGGaaacaaaatccacctaccagCGAAATGACTCATTTCACGATCATAATGTGAGCCATTTTGTCTTAACaccatttggaaagtctagaagagtcGCATGATTGAATTATTTTATCCCCGTTCATGTTAGCCGGGCGCTAAATcggaagttagccggctcggtCAGCAGAAGTCTCTATTGCACACGCTAGGGGCcacacaacacagaagatcCAGGTACTTCCATACCCGGGAAGTCAACTGAGCAACTTTTATAGGAGTGAATGGGTTtttcaaaagtattttttccagttccattatattctagatctccaaaactctgcaactcacaccaaaacaatttTTGATTATAGCGTGAATTGTCCCTTTAGTTAAGTTTcaactctatttttttttcatttgtcaagTTTGCAGTCATGATTCTGTTACTAACTTGTGTCAGAGTACACTTCTGACTGCAGGTGACGATCATTACACAACAATATTATGTCACCTACTATCTTtctcagggttttttttctcttgtgcttGAAAGCCTTCAGTCTTGGCCTTGGGGTGCCAGACAGCTTCCTGGCATTGTGAGAAATTTAACAGTCCAGGGATTTCAGgcacatgtttttgtttagcGACCACATACTTGCATGTGAAGAGCTTGTTTTTATGTGCTGGATGGAAGTATTTTGCGAGCGAAAAGACAATAGTACAGGTTTTTCTATTTTCTCGAACATTTCACTCTAGCCttgatgatgtttgttttgcGGCGGACTGACAAAGAGAGGCACCCTGGCCATAAAACACTGTCTCTTTGATTCTCTGCGCGATTTTCCTTCATTTGTTTGACTATTGTCGGTGACTCTGTGAAGTCAAAATTAACAATCTCTGGATTAGTGGCATGTTTCTGCGCCTGAGCTCATATGTTGTTCTCATATGCGCTCATATATTGTCGGAGTCAGTTCCAAATAGGGAAATATTATTGTAACCAAtatgcagcagcagaagaagttCTCTCATTTCTTTTCAGTCAGATGTGAACTTGAAAGGACGGATTTAGCGTGACGCACGGGCATTCGTTTACTGACGGGAAACCCAACCAGGTAGTACACTTCCTTTTTGACACAGTACCAGCctacagcacaaaaaaaaagatgcaaacaATTTACAGTATTCTCGCGCCAAACTGACCATCAAGAAGCCGAAAGCACTTTCAAGTTGTCTGAGACTAATCATTTATAAACTTCACATTCCTCCGTGCTAAGCTACTTCACTCACAACAGAGGCCCCAATGTTTTTACCGACTGCCAAGTGGGGAGTTTCTGCTACAGGACAAGTTGAATGCTATTTCACAGAGTACTGAGAGGAGAAAGCTGTGGGCATGGACGGACACGGGCTGAATAGAGAAAGCTTTCTGTTCGGTCCCACATCCAATGTCCCTCGCAGAATAAAACTCTGTTCTTCTTTAGCAGAGCTGCTGCCCACACAGGCTGTCAAAAACTACAAGGAGACGGTTCAATGTTCTTGGACCTCCCCTGAGACATGTGGAGGCAACAACCTCGGGCACCTGCAGGGTTTTAACTCTGAGACACTTTTGTCCTCTTGTCTCTATTAACAGCTTGACTGatggacaaaataacaaatcAAACAGCAGTTGGTTTAAGGAATAATATTACATtcattgtttgattttttttaaatgttatattatGTCATGATGTATAGTGGTGGAAGAGTCTTGAAATTGTAATctataaaaaatacaatacacaATACTCATATTTCAAGGcctgcattcaaaatgtaaCTTAAAGCAGCCACAAGGAAGTTTaattttgtgttgattctggcggcccctgtggacaaaagagGTACACAAGACAAaagtacatttcttttttacacaTCTGTTTAGAGAATACATACACTGTCAAATCTAACAAAGTGACTTTGCTTTAAAGTACAGAAGTCTActtaactttttttcccctgtaaaatatatttaaagtttgaaaagtAAAAGGACTTGTTGCGCAGAAGAATGTCCCCTGTCAGTTTTATATTATTACCACGTATCACATTATTGGACAAATATTACTTGTAGTTAAATATGTGACCAGCATTTTTGTGATGCATCCGGTTGAGATGGGGTGGatttttcaatttttaatttattgtttttattttcttctttccagGTTTATAGGTCTGGTAACTCAATCAGCCAAGTTACAAAGCTGTTAAATTAATGTGAGAAAGTAGCAGAAGtacaatacttgagtaaatttacCCTGTACATACTTTTCTGGGAGTTGTACTGGATTAGAGAGgtactaaaaacaaaaaaaaactaccaaatAAAACGAAAAACATCTTATGGCCTTTAACTTCACTCATCACACGATCACAGCTTAGCCCAAAAAATCATGAAAAGGtaaaagttatttttgtgttttaaagtgtttttatagTAAACAAATCATATAAACAAATATTCTTGGCCTCATAAGAGCACATTCTTACGGAAAGTTGCAAGATAAGCTGAATATTGGTGGTATAACACTTGTTTATAACAgtcattttcaactttttctctctcactagTAAGAGTGAGAATAgctcaaaacatttattttaaatgtgtccACGCATCAAGGTGTTTATGCAGTACCGGCAGTACTCGAGCAGATTATGAGCACTCACTGTAACACTGTGCTGAGTTCCCTCACAGTGCTGCTGCCTGGTTTGTGTTGATTCCTCCTTTAACTGTAACAGCAGACAAAGGAGTGGGAGGAGTCAGAGGGCGGCCAGTGGGAGGAGTTTACTACAGCTGCTCTGCCTTCCACTCAAAGTACAAAAACTGTCTGTGATACCGGCACAAAGGAGAAGTGGAACTGTCTGAGCAGGATGAGTGCTGAGTCAAAGCGTGCGAGGCTGTCAGGGGGAGAAGCAAActgaggaaagagagggagaagtaGAGACTGAGTGATTCATTCAGTTggcaaagagagggagaaagagaggttGGTGTGAGGGGGGTGGGCAGGAAACAGACCCTCAGGACAAACTGTGAGACACACTCACAttgtgacacacagacagacgaaGAGCAGGCAGTTCTGTCCCTGGGAAGAACGACGCCTGGTGATTTGTGGTGAGGATCCTGTGAAGAGGTGGAAAGCTAATGACAAGTTTGTTGCTTTGGAGCTGAAGAGGACAAAAACACAGGACTGACTTGTGACAAAGAGGAGGGAATCTGCCATGAGGGCATCTTTCTAACGGACCTGAACGTGGATATGCCATCTCTCCTTTTTTTGCACTCTGCAGCTCGTGGTGGTTGAGGACTTCATCAGAGAAAAAGGAGACACGTTTGTGTGACTGATTCATCTGAGTGAGTAACTTGTGGGGTGCAGCCTGGTTGGGAGACGGggcagggggaggggaggacaCTCCAGCCTGAATCTCTGTCCCCTGGGAGGGGTCTTTTCAACATGAGGTAACCCCCAAAATAACTACATCAAGACAGGGGAGGGAACCATGTTGGCCATGTGCAGCACTGCTCTCTAACAGGGACACATGTGTTGGAAAGAAGCCTTTGTGCAAATGGCCTGAACCATCAAGGACTGTTCTGCGCTTTACTCTCCATTCATGGTGAGTTCATTGTTCAAGGAAGCCCTTTCATTAAATAGCTATTACATAACAGACACCCCTCATCCATCCACTCTTTGTCTGTCAGAATGTATAACGCTACCCCATTCAGTTCACTCACTCAAGGGGCTGGAAACAACTCTGGCTGCCCCAAGAACGATGGCTTCAAATACCCGCTGTACAGTACTATCTTCAGCATTGTGTTTGTGGTGGGACTGATCACCAATGTCGTGGCCATTTACATATTCACCTGCTCTCTCAAGCTGAGGAATGAGACCACGACCTACATGATGAACTTGGTGGTGTCTGACCTGCTGTTCGTCTTCACGCTGCCTCTGAGGGTCTTCTACTTCATCAACCAGAACTGGCCTTTTGGAAGCACGCTGTGCAAGTTCTCTGTCTCGCTGTTCTACACCAACATGTACGGCAGCATACTCTTCCTCACCTGTATCAGCGTGGATCGCTTCTTAGCCATCGTACACCCTTTTCGCTCGAGGGCGCTGAGGACCAAGCGCAACGCTCGGAtagtgtgcatttgtgtgtgggtgCTGGTGCTGTCAGGGAGCCTCCCCACGGGGTTCCTGTTGGACACGACCTCCCGCGAGAAGAACAACGCCACTTACTGCTTCGAGAACTTCTCCTCCAAGCAGTGGAAATCTCACCTGTCCAAGGTGGTGATCTTCATAGAGACAGTGGGCTTCATCATCCCTCTTCTGCTCAACTTGTGTTGCTCCATCATGGTGTTGCAGACCCTGCGTCGCCCCCAAACCATCAGTCGCGGGGGGAAgctgaacaaaacaaagatcCTCCGCATGATAATCGTGCATCtcttcattttttgtttctgcttcATCCCCTACAACGTAAACTTGGTTTTCTACGCTCTGGTCCGCACAAAAACTTTACAGGGCTGCTCCGTGGAATCGGTGGTCCGAACCATCTACCCAATAGCCCTCTGCATCGCTGTGTCCAACTGCTGCTTCGATCCCATCATTTACTACTTCACCTCAGAGACCATCCAGAACTCCATCAAGAGGAAATCTCAGATCGACCGTTCGTTTGACGTCAAGTTCTCCGAGGCCCTGCAGTCAGAAACCAGCTCCAACCTGCAGTGCAGCCTGAGGAACCTCAAAGCTAAAGTCTTTCACAATGAGTCGTCAGTGTAACGGAGGATTATTTAAGTCCATCCTTCAGTAGAAAAGACAAACCTCCTTGAGACAATAGGAATGGATTTGCTGGAGTGCTTTATGAAGCACCTGCCAAAGAAAGTGTTGTCTGATCTCAGTCTTCATCTCAGGGCAAATGTCTGGACCTGTTGTCGGCAGCCTCGGCTCTGCAGTATTACTGCTACATGACCCTTTGTTCACATCTGTGGATTTATTATTACTACTTACTAATTTCCTTTTCCTGCGGAATATACTGTAATTGTGTTACGCACAATTACTCTGTCAGTGACCTGGAAGGGAATGTGATTACTGAACAGCAGGACAGTTACGATATTGAATGCTACTTGTGCCTGTATATGTGTACATTTCCACAGTAAGTTGTGGTGCTAACTTTAGAGTAGTATCTATTAAATTAACATAAAGTTATATCAAGCTATAGATTGTACAgagctttgtttgtgtgtgtgtgtgtgtgtgtgtgtgtgtgtgtgtgtgtgtgtttgtgtgtgtgtgaattaaaAATAGGTCACAGAAGTGCCTTTTTTGTTCTGGCAGCATTTCATTTTAGACTCTTTATAGACCATTCAATGCACTGACAGCCTTCCAGAAGTTGCACTCCTGCCACAGTTATGAATAAAAGTCATGTACTGTTTAAAACTAGCAATTGCACCTGAAGCCTTTTTGTTATTCAGACGAAGACAACAGAGTTTAGATCATTTCGAAATGCTGAACAAATATGACGATGACACATCAGTGACCAATTAAACCACACGAGACCACCAGACTGTTATACCTCTCATGTTTGTCCTGTATGCAAATGAGGAGGTAAAGAAGTGGAAGTAGAAAGTCTGACGACACTTCTCAAACTCCCACTGAGGAGTGCCAGCTTCCTGTGTCTTAACCACtggcggaggagaggaagtCTTTCAATTTTTAAGCAAACATAAGATAAGTACTCATGGAAATGTGGTGGCAAGAACAGCGCGATTCTACTGTCTGCCGTAAAGACGTCCGCTTGAAGCCTTTTATGTCTATGTTTAAACTAGATAGGAATTCAATTTTATCATCCAGTAACATCTTGTTTCCCTCCTCCACGAGGACAGCGTGTTTTTAATATCACCGTGCACTGACAAGGCTGGTCCTCCGCGGCGACAAAACAGTACAGTCAGCACAGCTACACAATAATTCAGCAAGCTTTTACtcaactgaaggaaaaaaaaaaaaaactatcaatAAATAAGTCCTGTAGTTTACTAGAAAAAAAGACGTGTGAAATATTTATCAGGCTGTGGACACGTTCACGAGTGATACGGCATCCGTGAGGCGTCAACACAGCGTGAGAGTGAATAACAGAAAGCACATGGCGCGCTCGCTTTATTGACATAGCCCGAAGGTCAGTCAGCGGCACTTTATTCGCACCCCACCTATAACTCCACTTCTGAGGCCACGTGAGCGAGCCAAGGACAGGGGTTAAAGACCTGAGCtgttatgaaaacaaacaagcataaTTTGACACTGCAGCAGTTCACGTCATCTGTGCAGGAGGCCACTTAGCCACATGCTCACCGAGCATCATGAACAAAAAAACGTGTTCAGGACTGCACCAGACCTCATGATGACACATATGGAGAAGACGTCGCTGGATTATCATTATGTTAATCTGCATAAAGGAGTCAGACGGTGTGTATTCAGCACAAACAAACCGTTATCTGACCACCAGCTGTTTGGGGCCGTTGTCTTCTGGGCTAAAGGTCGCGGCAGACGCAGAGAGGAACTAACAAAGGAAATCACACTTAAAATGCATGTAGGATATGTGAATACAGAGATACACTTTTCACTACAATTTGGCAACAAGGGCAaactatttaaataaataaattagtgcATATTTCAACATCTCTTCAGAACACAAGGCTTTTCTCATAAACAGTGATAATGCAAGTTAGTCCACTTCCCGCTCACGTTGACCATGTTGCTCGAAGAGACAGGTCAACCCAACAACGTAcattttttcctcttacctgtagcgCTTTTTACccttaaagatttttttggtattgtgtttttttattttgctgtagAGAAACGAGATGGTCCTCAGCTTGTGGCCCTCAAATACTCATAAAAACTCAACACTAATGTCTCTTATCCAGAAAATCAATCCACAGACCTTCTTGAGAGCAGTTTCGTGTATTTTCTCTTTGTATCACTGAGCAGAATCTGCATGTATTCGTGGACGGGATGCTAGCCAAGGAAGCTAACTAGGTGAGTCAAGGTTGCAGCTCAGCAGAGGAGGATGCCATTAAAGTCTACATCCTgtgctgtgacaaacacaagccTCTCGTTCAGGTAGATTCACACTTCCCTCTGCACGGTGATACGACTGGTATCATGACACTGCTCATAACAAAGTCTGTGAATTATCATGAGTAACCAGACATtcctgttgaatttttaaattacattagAAAGAAGAATCTCAAAAACTCACTTAACACAGATAAACAGCACGactggtcttttttttttttttcttgctttttgtgGGAACTGTCTCTTTAATGTGAAGACTATGCAGTTGTGTATACACTTAAGTTTCAGGGTTGTATAAGCTCTCTGTATCAGCGATCGGACCCCTCACGTGAGCCCAGCAGGCTCCTCTTTATACACAACAGTTATCTAATCAGCCTGACCTCTCCTTCCCAGCAGGCCGCAGGGTGAGAAAGCACAGACGCCACACTGCTTGTCATCACATACATTCTGTTCTACATCGCTTCGGTAGATTCAGATGGGATCATGCGTCAAAATGTTCCAGTACCGTACAAGATGGACTGATAATCTTTGAATTCTTGTTTTGGTGCAAGTGAGGTGAAGGAAATATGGAAAGTTTACACTAGTAAACACTTCTTTTCTAAgattctagaaaaaaaaaaaaaaaaggtttgacaTCTTCAGATAAACATGTTATTaataagtcatttttttttaagcgaCTGCTGGAATCCTCCAAggtcacacaaaacaaaaacaaagttttggCTGCTTATGTGCCTACATCAGGGTCAGAACAGTCAGTACCATCCTCCAAGTCtaagcagagacagaaaaaaagtccAACTTAAAGCTTTAGGATCTTATTCCCCTGTGGTACATCCAGCATGTTTTCTCCAATGAACCTCTTAATGGACGCTTTGAAGTTCTGTCAGTCCCAACTGACTGGACATCCTCTGGTGTGTTGAGAACTCGTGTCAGGAGGCATTAAAGGgaacctcagtgtgtgtgtgttttcgggTAAGACAAATTTAGACTGTGTGGGGTGAGATCGGGGTGAGGTCTTCATCCACAGATTCACTCCACAGCTCGGGATCACATGACAAGGGAAGTGCCTGTCCCACTGAAAGGGATgtggggtggtggggggggaaGGGGTCACTGCAGAGGATAATCAACCGTTCTCCCTGTATGGTTCACTTGATGATTTTTAGAGGAAGTTATTACCCTGATACGGCCAGTGCCCATTTAAATCTGCACTGTTTTCCCACAATTACACCAGAATCGCATTCCACATCTCTGCTATTTACAGTCCCACCTTGGTTTGCGGGGTAAACAGGTACTATTATTGCTCTATAAAAAGTTTGTCACCCTCTCGGGGGGTACATAACTTGCTTGCAAGGCAACTTTCCTGACTGGGAAGGAgaaggcaataaaaaaaaaaaaacacacacaatgcgGGAGACAGAACATTACATTAGGTAATCGTTTGTCAGGATGTGGTTTGactaaggaaaaaaaaagaagggtcTTGCTTGTGCTTACACAACAGCCTCACTCAATCTAAAAATCAGAGGCAGCACTGAACTAATAACCAGGGGAGGAATGGGCTCAGTGTCTGCAAGGAGGGAGGTAGGCTAAATAGCTGCACCAACCAGTCACATGTAATCCTCCTCTACTCCCTGTCGCCTCGGAACATAAACAGGCCTTATCAATCCCTGGAGGAGTTATTTGACTAGATCAGCTCGTGGCTACAAAACATCATCGGAATGACACAGAAAGCTTAAGCAGAATGTTGAGAAAACACTCCGTCCAACAGGGCACTGTGATGTATACAAAATCATGCACGCCTGGTAAGAACAGGAAAGCTCAGACTCGTCTCATACGTGTCTCAGCAGTGCAGCCAGGAAATGAAATCGGGCCATTCTAACTACATTTGACAGTAAGCGTGTGCACAGTGCCTGTCATTGTACTTGTCAACAACCGGATGACTTTCTACCTTTAGGCAGAATTCAGTGGCGGTTGGAGCACGAGTGACATTAATAAAGGAGCCAAGAACTTCCTGTGAAATCAGCTTAGATGTGACGCGAGATAAATCTGTCGGAAAGAGTCCTCTGTGGCTTATACTGAGAAAAAGTCATGCCTGGAGAAATGTTGATGTTTATCAGTAAGAAACAGTGGGAAAATGTAGTGATTTACATCttccactttgtgtgtgtgagtgtgtggttgtttgtgcgtgggtgtgtgtgtgtgtgtgtgggtgcgtagTAGATGTTGAAGTTACTCAGAAATAATTGCGCATCCACAAGTCACAGCATGCAATGGGACGTGTTGCAAGAGTTCTGACTAAATCCATCCACCTAATCTGGGTTGGATTTCCCGTACACTCAAAGTGAATACACACACTGTCGCACTGGAGCACCTGTACTTTTGGGCTGACGGATTTTATTCCTTGGAAAGACCCTGATCTGTAACAGTGCTGTACTCGACAGGTTGTTAATTAAGCTCCAACATAGTATCAGTCAattggaggaagaaaaaaaacaaaaaaaactttatgaTTAGGTGCGTTCTGCTTGATGGGACAGGTTGGGTTTTCCTTCACCGGGAGTCCTTCCTCTGGAAACTCTTGAGGATTTAAACAATGCCTGACCAGCCAATGTGAAGACATTAATCCTCTCCTGTAGCTGCAGCTTCTAAGCAGAGAGGACGGCCCACTGGTGCGACTGACAGTCTCATGACAGAAAGGAAAGGTCACCGGGTCAAACCCCCCACAGCAGCCACATCTACGGTCAAAGCACCCTTGTTGGAGATGATGATATAAAActcacaaaaatgtaaaattatatGTCTTTATGCATGTTTTAACGTAACTTTAGTCTAACAATGTGCAATCTTACTGGAATTAGATTGTAGTATGTTGAGTTGATCTGTATTTGGCAATATTACATCATGATATATAAGATAAAACTCCTTTTATAAAGAAATTACCCAATCATTGTAATAATTTGGTTCAATGAATTGCATTAACTTATTTATCTAAAGCAGCTACAGGgagctttcatttttttgttgattcaaATAACCATAATGTGAGGATGGTtcaaacaaagtaaactttgttttagtaGCGTTAAAGTTTATACATGTAAGCCTACAGCAAGTACTTTCAACATTCCCTGCCAGGTTTGTCTTTCCAACGATACAAACAATAGAGATCCTGCGACAGGATCACACCAGCCACGACGCCCTACTCACAAGTCATTACTTCTTTCTTATTACATGAGTACTCGACTATTAGTCATGGGTCTGACCACACCCATCTCCAGCCTCGCCTttattttgatctcaactacacacctgtgaagtttTGTGACCATATCATGCACGGTTACGGACTCGaaattgttttgtgtatttttctttattttttattttttaaaataggtGGCTGGATGCCTTTGTTTGTTGAATGTggtatgttgtatgttttattgttgttattgatgCAGGAATTTTCCCGATACCCATGACAAATTTCTCCCTGGGGAGACgaaataaaatgattttgactttgactttgaaatTGATTTTGTGTTAGTACCCACTACAAATGTTTTGCCATTATGACACACGCACAGACTGACAAGATGAAAACATTGCTAGCTGATGCTGTCGCGGCTGTTACGCTATAACCCAGTTtttctgctgccatctggcaatacatatgtatatgataccgtaccaccagactacagagcagcttctgaCCTCCGGCTGTGAGACTCATTAACTCAGCCTCAACACGCCACCTTAAAAACAGTTTGCATTTCATGACTTTGACTATTATTTTTAGAGGAATTCTGCCTGGTGACTGTGGATATAGCCGATCTTCTAATTGATGGTGTTGTTCGCTTACATAGGGTCATCAatattaaactgagactgtttcatgaCCTGTTAAGAGACCCTCGTAATAAGTTTGAACTAATTACCAGGGGAACGTTGTCACATCTTTAAGAGTTACTATCTTTTTATCACCTGCTTGCTGGTAAAGCAGCTCTTGCGCAACGTCCTTATCTGCCTGTTTATTGTAGCTGTACGTCTTAAAGTCTTAGATTGAACTGTACATCAACTAAAGAGCCGATCAGCTTGTACAACTCATACTGGGTCCGCCTATCGGGTTTTACACAGCAGCACCACTGAGCACATGGCAGGATTAGTGATACCCGGGCCCCGCTAATACTACAGCACAGACTCATAAACAAATGCCCGTAGCACACTCCACAGCACAACCACACATAAAAGCTGACGCTTACAGGTCAGCCTTGAGGTCAGCGTGTTCCCCATGAGGAATTTCCACACAGCCTCTCAGACCACACAAtactttccctctcctcctcagcagaATCCTGTCTCCTTTAACCACAGaaaatcactttttcttttctcaagtAAGGTGATGTCCTCATCTGCTCAACCCACTCTTGACCACAAGCCACAGCTCTTAGTAAGATTGAAtcatacttaaagtatactctATAGGTTCTATAGGATTACATTCCCCAGAAAGAGGAATGAAAGTTGAACATGGCATGCTTAAAAATACGACCTCCACATCCTTTTGAACCAGAGACACCTAATTTATTGAAACTGTGGCTTCTGGGTGGGAAGGACGCAGCTCATTGATACACCCGAGGTTATCTGCACCCgaaaagaaaacatacaatTAGCCTCACGTAACAGACAGATAAGACCAAGATAATTCGACTGGACACAGAGGTACCATCAAGCACGAGAGGCGAGATTATCCATAAGAGACGTCTGATCATCGGGCACTGATTGTgttgtttgatttctttttgatTTGTACCACAGTAAGAGCACATTTAGCAATGATTAGATCCTTAGCAGAAATCATCAAGTTTCAGATTTTTGATATATCTTctccaccatccatccattttttaCCATTCATTTCTGCATATTTGAAAACTCTCTTGCTTGAGTTGTTTAATGCATTGCAGTGAACATGTAGAATTTCTTTATTGCTACAACATCTCACAGTGATGATGTAAGATTGAAGTTCGGACCCTGCCGCTGCTGACTTGATGTTCACTGTGACTTTAAGGTCAACTTTAAAGCTCAAAGGGTGCAAAAAATCATTCCCATGCCTCATGGAGTCAGAGAGTCGGTTTAACTGCCGcttgcagtaaaaaaaatgtaaaaaaaaaactacattggAAATGGGATACAGGAGCTCAAATAACACATAAACAATCACGCAGACACCATATGAGACAAAAACCAAAtaggaaaaagagagaacagacaAATTCCCACACAAGGATTGG from Sparus aurata chromosome 2, fSpaAur1.1, whole genome shotgun sequence harbors:
- the lpar6a gene encoding lysophosphatidic acid receptor 6a gives rise to the protein MYNATPFSSLTQGAGNNSGCPKNDGFKYPLYSTIFSIVFVVGLITNVVAIYIFTCSLKLRNETTTYMMNLVVSDLLFVFTLPLRVFYFINQNWPFGSTLCKFSVSLFYTNMYGSILFLTCISVDRFLAIVHPFRSRALRTKRNARIVCICVWVLVLSGSLPTGFLLDTTSREKNNATYCFENFSSKQWKSHLSKVVIFIETVGFIIPLLLNLCCSIMVLQTLRRPQTISRGGKLNKTKILRMIIVHLFIFCFCFIPYNVNLVFYALVRTKTLQGCSVESVVRTIYPIALCIAVSNCCFDPIIYYFTSETIQNSIKRKSQIDRSFDVKFSEALQSETSSNLQCSLRNLKAKVFHNESSV